From the Cucurbita pepo subsp. pepo cultivar mu-cu-16 chromosome LG05, ASM280686v2, whole genome shotgun sequence genome, one window contains:
- the LOC111795769 gene encoding uncharacterized protein LOC111795769, which produces MEIDRPSAVQMPEISQYEQSRELRIRENLERMQKLGILDLSLKLKSSAPSRQNRRRSLNPKASPPSFNLPQAGPVRRSSRLQNVTPVAYSELRVERKSKFSEDEGVILEDGSRPEIYSEEHEKRLGSTEKIWTLFVDGYGKDGKRIYDPVKGKTCHQCRQKTLGHRTHCSKCNMVQGQFCGDCLYMRYGEHVLEAQENPSWICPVCRGICNCSLCRQAKGWLPTGSMYKKIARMGFKSVAHFLIQTKRPQPNSGQNPTDLASAKRALSFPDFEANPVGSLSVNDQMSVKRSLSFSCLEQQVSKECKPCHLDHENDEQSELQSANYDELGEDVVNEKEQSVHCLKRKNDGDNYSPMPVKKPTIRVESSTVDQSLEKKIDDIRCLTSSRVIQESDDKTSEEGANSLSKKKLECVSNGRVLRPRHQSLEKTTDISSQTTILEGGTSSSSELKSATSSRVLRPRHKTMM; this is translated from the exons ATGGAAATCGACCGTCCTTCCGCCGTCCAAATGCCGGAGATTTCTCAGTACGAGCAGTCCAGAGAGTTGAGAATCAGAGAAAATTTGGAGCGTATGCAGAAGCTAGGCATCCTTGACCTCTCTCTCAAGCTCAAGTCATCCGCTCCGTCGAGGCAAAATCGCCGAAGATCGCTTAATCCGAAAGCTTCTCCACCTTCATTCAACCTCCCGCAGGCAGGACCTGTCCGCCGATCATCCAG GTTACAGAATGTGACGCCAGTGGCTTACTCTGAACTTCGAGTGGAGAGAAAAAGCAAGTTTTCAGAGGATGAAGGCGTTATTCTTGAAGATGGTTCGAGGCCGGAGATATACTCGGAAGAGCATGAGAAGCGGTTGGGCAGTACAGAGAAGATCTGGACGCTGTTTGTGGATGGATATGGTAAGGATGGGAAACGAATTTATGATCCAGTAAAGGGAAAAACGTGCCATCAATGCAG GCAAAAAACATTAGGGCATCGCACTCATTGCAGCAAATGCAACATGGTCCAAGGCCAATTTTGTGGAGACTGTCTGTATATGAG ATATGGAGAGCATGTTCTTGAAGCGCAGGAAAATCCCAGTTGGATATGTCCTGTTTGTCGTGGAATTTGTAACTGCAGTTTATGTCGCCAAGCAAAGGGATGGCTTCCTACTGGGAGTATGTATAAGAAG ATAGCAAGGATGGGGTTCAAGTCTGTTGCGCATTTTCTCATTCAAACCAAACGTCCACAGCCTAATTCTGGGCAGAATCCTACTGATCTCGCATCTGCTAAGAGGGCCTTGTCCTTCCCAGATTTTGAAGCTAATCCTGTAGGATCTCTTAGTGTTAATGATCAAATGTCTGTTAAGAGGTCACTGAGTTTTTCATGTCTGGAGCAGCAGGTCTCAAAAGAATGTAAACCATGTCATCTGGATcatgaaaatgatgaacagTCAGAGCTTCAATCTGCAAACTATGATGAACTTGGAGAAGACGTTGTCAACGAGAAAGAACAGTCAGTGCATTGCCTAAAAAGGAAGAATGATGGTGATAACTACAGTCCAATGCCTGTAAAGAAACCAACAATTAGAGTAGAATCAAGCACCGTGGATCAAAGCCTGGAAAAGAAGATTGATGATATTAGGTGCCTAACAAGCTCAAGGGTCATCCAAGAAAGTGATGATAAAACATCAGAAGAGGGTGCAAACAGTTTGTCAAAGAAGAAGCTGGAATGTGTAAGTAATGGTAGGGTGTTACGGCCTAGACATCAAAGCCTCGAGAAGACAACTGATATTAGCAGCCAAACTACCATCCTGGAAGGCGGCACCTCCTCTTCATCGGAGCTAAAATCTGCCACTAGCAGTAGGGTTTTGCGGCCTAGACATAAAACAATGATGTAG